A window from Nocardioides mesophilus encodes these proteins:
- a CDS encoding aspartate aminotransferase family protein, with protein MTTTTPDATGAPAGPTAAHGRLDEAEVRRLDRAHVFHSWSAQATIDPMPVAGAEGSWFWDHSGRRYLDFSSQLVNVNIGYQHPKLVAAIQEQAGRLLTVSPAFAEESRSRAAAMIAERAPGALNKVFFTNGGAEAVENAVRMARLHTGRHKVMAAYRSYHGATAGAIALTGDPRRWASEPGAAGVVRYWGPYLYRSAFHATTEQEECERALQHLRDLVMVEGAQTIAAILLESVVGTNGILVPPDGYLAGVRQICDEFGIVMVADEVMAGFGRCGEWFAVDHWDVEPDLITFAKGVNSGYVPLGGVLISDEIAATFDHRPFPGGLTYSGHPLACASAVASIEVFEEEGILAHARHLGDDVIGPGLRELAQRHSSVGEVRGLGVFWAVELVRDRTTREPLVPYNATGADAAPMNAVVGACKERGLWPFAHFNRIHVVPPCTTSDEEVRHGLAILDEALLVADEQAASR; from the coding sequence ATGACCACCACGACGCCGGACGCGACCGGCGCCCCCGCTGGGCCGACCGCCGCGCACGGGCGCCTCGACGAGGCCGAGGTACGCCGCCTCGACCGTGCGCACGTGTTCCACTCCTGGTCCGCGCAGGCGACGATCGACCCGATGCCGGTCGCCGGCGCCGAGGGCTCCTGGTTCTGGGACCACTCGGGTCGCCGCTACCTGGACTTCTCCTCGCAGCTGGTCAACGTCAACATCGGCTACCAGCACCCGAAGCTGGTCGCGGCGATCCAGGAGCAGGCCGGCCGGCTGCTGACCGTCTCGCCGGCGTTCGCCGAGGAGTCCCGTAGCCGCGCCGCCGCGATGATCGCCGAGCGGGCCCCCGGAGCGCTCAACAAGGTGTTCTTCACCAACGGCGGTGCCGAGGCGGTCGAGAACGCCGTCCGGATGGCGCGGCTGCACACCGGGCGGCACAAGGTGATGGCCGCCTACCGCAGCTACCACGGCGCCACCGCCGGCGCGATCGCGCTCACCGGCGACCCGCGGCGCTGGGCCTCCGAGCCGGGGGCCGCGGGAGTGGTGCGCTACTGGGGCCCCTACCTGTACCGGTCCGCCTTCCACGCCACCACCGAGCAGGAGGAGTGCGAGCGCGCGCTGCAGCACCTGCGTGACCTGGTCATGGTCGAGGGCGCCCAGACGATCGCGGCGATCCTGCTGGAGTCGGTGGTCGGCACCAACGGGATCCTCGTGCCGCCGGACGGCTACCTCGCCGGGGTGCGGCAGATCTGCGACGAGTTCGGCATCGTGATGGTCGCCGACGAGGTGATGGCCGGCTTCGGCCGCTGCGGCGAGTGGTTCGCCGTCGACCACTGGGACGTCGAACCGGACCTGATCACCTTCGCCAAGGGCGTGAACTCCGGCTACGTGCCGCTGGGCGGGGTGCTGATCAGCGACGAGATCGCGGCCACCTTCGACCACCGTCCGTTCCCGGGCGGCCTCACCTACTCCGGGCACCCGCTGGCCTGCGCGTCGGCGGTGGCCTCGATCGAGGTCTTCGAGGAGGAAGGCATCCTCGCGCACGCCCGGCACCTCGGCGACGACGTGATCGGGCCGGGGCTGCGCGAGCTCGCGCAGCGCCACTCCAGCGTGGGCGAGGTCCGCGGCCTCGGGGTGTTCTGGGCCGTGGAGCTGGTGCGCGACCGCACGACGCGTGAGCCGCTGGTGCCCTACAACGCCACCGGCGCGGACGCCGCCCCGATGAACGCCGTCGTCGGCGCCTGCAAGGAGCGCGGACTGTGGCCGTTCGCCCACTTCAACCGGATCCACGTGGTGCCGCCGTGCACGACCAGCGACGAGGAGGTCCGGCACGGGCTGGCGATCCTCGACGAGGCGCTGCTCGTCGCCGACGAGCAGGCCGCGTCCCGGTGA
- a CDS encoding cupin domain-containing protein, with the protein MSHRLLSPDVRTAALSEDLPAGDVVVDGEPRARLAELLDTEHGGIGLWEMTAGVAEDTETDELFLVLEGSGTVSFEDGESIRLEPGVLVRLTRGERATWSVQDQLRKLYVSL; encoded by the coding sequence GTGAGCCACCGCCTGCTCTCGCCGGACGTCCGGACCGCGGCGCTCTCCGAGGACCTCCCCGCCGGCGACGTGGTCGTCGACGGGGAGCCACGCGCCCGGCTGGCCGAGCTGCTCGACACCGAGCACGGCGGGATCGGGCTGTGGGAGATGACCGCCGGCGTGGCCGAGGACACCGAGACCGACGAGCTCTTCCTGGTGCTCGAGGGATCCGGCACCGTCAGCTTCGAGGACGGCGAGAGCATCCGGCTCGAGCCCGGAGTGCTGGTGCGGCTGACCCGCGGCGAGCGCGCCACCTGGTCGGTGCAGGACCAGCTGCGCAAGCTCTACGTCTCGCTCTGA
- a CDS encoding P1 family peptidase, whose product MDEEYGDLHDDITDVPGIRVGHWTDPVGLTGCSVVLPPPHGAVAAVDVRGAAPGTRETDLLAPGRLVERVHAVVLAGGSAFGLAAADGVMSYLAERGVGLPTGHAVVPIVPAAVVYDLGVGSAQARPDAAAGVHACVDAEPGSPCGNGLFGAGTGATVGKLLGPDRAVDGGIGTASRALPGGGVVAAMAVVNAVGDVVAADGTVLAGVGAVETLLADGLARAPLAAANTTLVVVATDVVLTRTRAHRLAVVSHDGLALAVRPVHTSYDGDTVFVLSTADGTGREEEPVVLETAAVEVVARAIRNAVATATMDTVATATMDTVATATTGTVATAERGEAQSET is encoded by the coding sequence ATGGACGAGGAGTACGGCGACCTGCACGACGACATCACCGACGTGCCGGGCATCCGGGTCGGCCACTGGACCGACCCGGTCGGCCTGACCGGCTGCAGCGTCGTGCTCCCGCCGCCGCACGGTGCGGTCGCGGCGGTCGACGTCCGGGGCGCGGCCCCGGGCACCCGGGAGACCGACCTGCTCGCCCCGGGCCGGCTGGTCGAACGCGTGCACGCGGTGGTCCTGGCCGGTGGCTCGGCGTTCGGCCTGGCCGCGGCCGACGGGGTGATGTCCTACCTCGCGGAGCGGGGCGTCGGGCTGCCGACCGGGCACGCGGTGGTGCCGATCGTGCCCGCGGCGGTGGTCTACGACTTGGGCGTGGGCTCGGCTCAGGCCCGGCCGGACGCCGCGGCCGGGGTGCACGCGTGCGTGGACGCGGAGCCGGGCTCGCCGTGCGGGAACGGGCTGTTCGGCGCCGGGACCGGGGCGACGGTCGGCAAGCTGCTGGGCCCCGACCGGGCCGTCGACGGCGGGATCGGCACCGCGTCGCGGGCGCTGCCCGGCGGCGGCGTGGTCGCCGCGATGGCCGTGGTCAACGCGGTCGGCGACGTGGTGGCCGCCGACGGCACGGTGCTCGCCGGCGTCGGCGCGGTGGAGACCCTGCTCGCGGACGGGCTGGCGCGTGCTCCGCTGGCCGCCGCGAACACCACGCTGGTCGTGGTCGCCACCGATGTCGTGCTGACCCGCACCCGGGCGCACCGGCTGGCGGTGGTGTCGCACGACGGGCTGGCCCTGGCGGTGCGGCCGGTGCACACGTCGTACGACGGCGACACGGTCTTCGTGCTGAGCACCGCCGACGGGACCGGCCGGGAGGAGGAGCCGGTGGTGCTGGAGACGGCGGCGGTGGAGGTGGTGGCCCGGGCGATCCGGAACGCCGTTGCGACAGCGACGATGGACACCGTTGCGACAGCGACGATGGACACCGTTGCGACAGCGACGACGGGCACCGTTGCGACAGCCGAGCGGGGCGAGGCTCAGAGCGAGACGTAG
- a CDS encoding VOC family protein produces the protein MAELTPYLAVRDARGAIDWYVEHLGARVTYEPIVMPDGRIGHTQLSVDGASWMMADEHPELHVQAPDPQRGASVTLHLTTGDVDALTRRAVAGGATLDRGPEDSPAGRVAVLRDPFGHRWLFNQLA, from the coding sequence ATGGCCGAGCTGACGCCCTACCTCGCGGTCCGGGACGCCCGGGGCGCCATCGACTGGTACGTCGAGCACCTCGGCGCCCGGGTCACCTACGAGCCGATCGTGATGCCGGACGGCCGGATCGGCCACACCCAGCTCAGCGTCGACGGCGCCAGCTGGATGATGGCCGACGAGCATCCCGAGCTGCACGTCCAGGCGCCGGACCCACAGCGCGGCGCCTCCGTCACGCTGCACCTCACTACCGGCGACGTCGACGCCCTCACCCGCCGGGCGGTCGCGGGGGGCGCCACGCTCGACCGTGGCCCGGAGGACTCGCCCGCCGGCCGGGTGGCCGTGCTGCGCGATCCGTTCGGCCACCGGTGGCTGTTCAACCAGCTGGCCTGA
- a CDS encoding 3-methyladenine DNA glycosylase, with amino-acid sequence MQTRGSGTGVLLDEPTWTARRAAHEARVDAWVQPHLERRRAGLPHPVEDFLFTYYSQRPAGLRRWHPGYGVVLAGAEEYLPVKGYAAVPGGAAVSARHLAAQRPVLESLHRLLGATASRAPQLGCFGMHEWAMVYRQDQEQVRHAAWPLRLGPDGTDGVVESHRIACSHFDAFRFFTDAARPRNLLQPGRDDRPAFEQPGCLHAGMDLYKHAFRLTPLVASELVADCFELAREIRVLDMRASPYDLSALGYSPVRVETAEGKQEYVAAQRAFAERGAPLRQRLVEELARLLSVEVPAAGE; translated from the coding sequence GTGCAGACACGTGGATCCGGGACCGGCGTGCTGCTCGACGAGCCGACGTGGACGGCCCGCCGGGCGGCCCACGAGGCACGCGTTGACGCCTGGGTCCAACCGCATCTCGAGCGGCGCCGGGCCGGTCTGCCGCACCCGGTCGAGGACTTCCTCTTCACCTACTACTCCCAGCGTCCGGCCGGCCTGCGCCGCTGGCACCCGGGGTACGGCGTCGTGCTGGCCGGCGCCGAGGAGTACCTCCCGGTCAAGGGCTACGCCGCCGTCCCGGGCGGTGCCGCGGTCTCCGCCCGGCACCTCGCCGCGCAGCGGCCCGTGCTCGAGTCGCTGCACCGGCTGCTGGGCGCCACCGCCTCCCGGGCGCCGCAGCTCGGCTGCTTCGGGATGCACGAGTGGGCGATGGTCTACCGCCAGGATCAGGAGCAGGTCCGGCACGCCGCCTGGCCGTTGCGGCTCGGGCCGGACGGCACCGACGGGGTCGTCGAGTCGCACCGGATCGCCTGCTCGCACTTCGACGCGTTCCGGTTCTTCACCGACGCCGCCCGGCCGCGCAACCTGCTGCAGCCCGGCCGCGACGACCGGCCCGCCTTCGAGCAGCCGGGATGCCTGCACGCCGGGATGGACCTCTACAAGCACGCCTTCCGACTCACCCCGCTGGTGGCCTCCGAGCTGGTCGCGGACTGCTTCGAGCTCGCCCGCGAGATCCGGGTGCTCGACATGCGCGCCTCGCCGTACGACCTCTCCGCGCTCGGCTACTCCCCCGTCCGGGTGGAGACCGCCGAGGGCAAGCAGGAGTACGTCGCCGCCCAGCGTGCGTTCGCCGAGCGGGGCGCCCCGCTGCGGCAGCGGCTCGTCGAGGAGCTCGCCCGCCTGCTGTCCGTCGAGGTTCCGGCCGCCGGCGAGTGA
- a CDS encoding fumarylacetoacetate hydrolase family protein: MRIARFTTGDDPQYGVVTGEVDELGIPGDDSVIVALAGDPLYVGVQLTDKEVPLSEVRLLAPVLPRSKVVGIGKNYAAHAAEMGGDVPAEPLMFLKPNTSVVGPGDPIFYPRQTSNLHYEGELAVVIGRICRDVTPERVAEVIYGYTVANDVTARDLQRSDVQFTRAKSFDSFCPLGPWIETELDPADLKVQTHLNGDLVQDGSTKDMIFDVPSLVAFVSSVMTLLPGDVILTGTPEGVGPMNVGDEVEVTVAGIGSLANKVVSRD; the protein is encoded by the coding sequence GTGCGTATCGCTAGGTTCACCACTGGAGACGACCCGCAGTACGGCGTGGTCACGGGCGAGGTCGACGAGCTGGGCATCCCCGGCGACGACTCCGTCATCGTGGCGCTCGCCGGCGACCCGTTGTACGTCGGCGTGCAGCTGACCGACAAGGAGGTGCCGCTCTCCGAGGTCCGGCTGCTCGCGCCGGTCCTGCCACGGAGCAAGGTGGTGGGGATCGGCAAGAACTACGCCGCGCACGCCGCCGAGATGGGGGGCGACGTCCCGGCCGAGCCGCTGATGTTCCTCAAGCCCAACACCTCGGTCGTGGGCCCCGGCGACCCGATCTTCTACCCCCGGCAGACCAGCAACCTGCACTACGAGGGCGAGCTCGCTGTGGTGATCGGGCGGATCTGCCGCGACGTCACCCCCGAGCGGGTGGCCGAGGTGATCTACGGCTACACGGTCGCCAACGACGTCACCGCGCGCGACCTGCAGCGCAGCGACGTGCAGTTCACCCGGGCCAAGAGCTTCGACTCCTTCTGCCCGCTCGGCCCGTGGATCGAGACCGAGCTCGACCCCGCCGACCTCAAGGTGCAGACGCACCTCAACGGTGACCTGGTTCAGGACGGCTCCACCAAGGACATGATCTTCGACGTCCCGTCGCTGGTCGCGTTCGTGTCCTCGGTGATGACGCTGCTGCCCGGCGACGTGATCCTCACCGGCACCCCCGAGGGTGTCGGTCCCATGAACGTCGGCGACGAGGTCGAAGTGACCGTCGCCGGCATCGGCTCTTTGGCGAACAAGGTGGTTTCCCGTGACTGA
- the gltX gene encoding glutamate--tRNA ligase encodes MPPVRVRFCPSPTGSPHVGLARTALFNWAFARHHGGTFVFRIEDTDAARDSQESYDTLLEVMRWLGFDWDEGPEVGGPFGPYRQSERYDLYADVAARLLEAGRAYRCYCSAEELEERNEKARSEGRAPGYDGHCRTLTEEQVAAYEAEGRRPVVRFRMPEQAITFDDLVRGEITFQPENVPDYVLVRGNGHPLYTLVNPVDDALMEITHVLRGEDLLSSTPRQIALYDALAEIGVGTGVTPRFGHLPYVMGQGNKKLSKRDPEANLLGYRDRGFLPEGLLNYLALLGWAIAEDRDIFSMTEMVEAFTIERVNPNPARFDLKKAEAINATHLRALPVEDLTERMVPYLQGAGVLGSEVGEDQRALLTAAAPLVQERMTTLAEAVDMLGFLFVDETGFTRDPADAAKLLDENGRSVVKAAHEALAALPTWTTEAIDEALRTALVEEMGLKPRNAFGPVRVAVTGRRISPPLFESLELLGRDRSLGRLSSAQDA; translated from the coding sequence ATGCCTCCGGTGCGGGTGCGCTTCTGCCCCTCACCGACCGGGAGCCCGCACGTCGGTCTGGCCCGGACCGCCTTGTTCAACTGGGCGTTCGCGCGCCACCACGGCGGGACGTTCGTGTTCCGCATCGAGGACACCGACGCCGCCCGCGACTCCCAGGAGTCCTACGACACGCTGCTCGAGGTGATGCGCTGGCTGGGCTTCGACTGGGACGAGGGCCCCGAGGTCGGCGGCCCCTTCGGGCCCTACCGGCAGTCCGAGCGCTACGACCTCTACGCCGACGTGGCCGCCCGGCTGCTCGAGGCCGGCCGTGCCTACCGCTGCTACTGCTCGGCAGAAGAGCTCGAGGAGCGCAACGAGAAGGCCCGGTCGGAGGGGCGCGCTCCCGGGTACGACGGGCACTGCCGCACGCTCACCGAGGAGCAGGTCGCGGCCTACGAGGCCGAGGGCCGTCGCCCGGTCGTCCGCTTCCGGATGCCCGAGCAGGCGATCACGTTCGACGACCTGGTGCGCGGGGAGATCACGTTCCAGCCGGAGAACGTGCCCGACTACGTGCTGGTGCGCGGCAACGGTCACCCGCTCTACACGCTGGTGAACCCGGTCGATGACGCGCTGATGGAGATCACGCACGTGCTGCGCGGCGAGGACCTGCTCTCTTCCACGCCCCGCCAGATCGCGCTCTACGACGCCCTCGCGGAGATCGGGGTGGGCACCGGAGTCACGCCCCGCTTCGGTCACCTGCCCTACGTCATGGGCCAGGGCAACAAGAAGCTCTCCAAGCGCGACCCCGAGGCGAACCTGCTCGGCTACCGCGACCGGGGCTTCCTGCCGGAGGGGCTGCTGAACTACCTGGCGCTGCTCGGCTGGGCGATCGCCGAGGACCGCGACATCTTCTCGATGACCGAGATGGTCGAGGCGTTCACCATCGAGCGGGTCAACCCCAACCCTGCCCGCTTCGACCTCAAGAAGGCCGAGGCGATCAACGCCACGCACCTGCGGGCGCTCCCGGTCGAGGACCTGACCGAGCGGATGGTGCCCTACCTGCAGGGCGCCGGTGTCCTCGGCTCCGAGGTCGGCGAGGACCAGCGGGCGCTGCTCACCGCCGCGGCGCCCCTGGTGCAGGAGCGGATGACCACGCTCGCGGAGGCCGTCGACATGCTGGGCTTCCTGTTCGTCGACGAGACGGGCTTCACCCGCGACCCGGCCGACGCCGCGAAGCTGCTCGACGAGAACGGCCGGAGCGTGGTCAAGGCGGCGCACGAGGCGCTCGCGGCGCTGCCGACCTGGACGACCGAGGCCATCGACGAGGCGCTGCGGACCGCGCTGGTCGAGGAGATGGGGCTCAAGCCGCGCAACGCCTTCGGCCCCGTGCGGGTGGCGGTCACCGGTCGGCGGATCTCGCCACCGCTCTTCGAATCCTTGGAACTGCTGGGCAGGGACCGTTCGTTGGGCAGACTGAGCAGCGCCCAGGACGCCTGA
- a CDS encoding CPBP family intramembrane glutamic endopeptidase codes for MSEHTPEQGEPRPQQGAPSGSWPPPQYPSQRPAPAYPAPPTPPPDTGRQQPPYAVPGYPQGPYAGPYGAPAGQGGLPVPAAGALPSYPHPGPVPYHLMLRTWSYRWWKPLAGLALLMVLFLGVQVLVAGALFVIAAFQPGPFMDNLTKVSDLSTVTPTFLLLLNISLGALILATWAVMRVVHRMRPRWLTSVQPKMRWSFFWACIGLSVVALVASIVVGQLVPGDAGPVGDLKLNDFTLTTALLAVIVFLTTPFQAAGEEYFFRGYLMQAIGSLLGFRSDRWVQLMAKWTAIVVTALLFAAAHGAQNFPLFFDRFAFGLIAGWLVVHTGGLEAGIAMHILNNFLAFGLALMLGDISESLNVSSISWWNIPVTVTQAGVYALLVVWLARKMGLRRQTQPPVPSPESEPLPMPV; via the coding sequence ATGAGCGAGCACACGCCGGAGCAGGGCGAACCGCGTCCGCAGCAGGGTGCGCCCTCCGGCTCGTGGCCGCCTCCGCAGTACCCCTCCCAGCGGCCCGCGCCGGCGTACCCAGCGCCTCCGACCCCGCCGCCGGACACCGGCCGGCAGCAGCCGCCGTACGCCGTCCCCGGCTACCCGCAGGGCCCGTACGCCGGCCCGTACGGCGCGCCGGCCGGTCAGGGCGGCCTCCCGGTCCCCGCGGCCGGCGCCCTGCCGTCCTACCCGCACCCCGGGCCGGTGCCGTACCACCTGATGCTGCGCACCTGGAGCTACCGCTGGTGGAAGCCGCTGGCCGGCCTCGCCCTGCTGATGGTGCTGTTCCTCGGCGTCCAGGTGCTGGTGGCCGGCGCGCTGTTCGTGATCGCCGCGTTCCAGCCCGGCCCGTTCATGGACAACCTGACGAAGGTCAGTGACCTGAGCACGGTCACACCGACGTTCCTGCTGCTGCTCAACATCTCCCTCGGGGCGCTGATCCTGGCGACCTGGGCGGTGATGCGGGTGGTGCACCGGATGCGGCCGCGCTGGCTGACCTCGGTGCAGCCGAAGATGCGGTGGTCGTTCTTCTGGGCCTGCATCGGCCTCTCGGTCGTGGCGCTGGTGGCCTCGATCGTGGTCGGTCAGCTGGTCCCCGGTGACGCGGGGCCCGTCGGGGACCTGAAGCTCAACGACTTCACCCTCACCACCGCCCTGCTCGCGGTGATCGTGTTCCTCACCACGCCGTTCCAGGCCGCAGGGGAGGAGTACTTCTTCCGGGGCTACCTGATGCAGGCGATCGGCTCGCTGCTGGGCTTCCGCTCCGACCGGTGGGTGCAGCTGATGGCGAAGTGGACGGCCATCGTGGTCACCGCCCTGCTGTTCGCCGCAGCCCACGGTGCGCAGAACTTCCCGCTGTTCTTCGACCGGTTCGCCTTCGGGCTGATCGCCGGCTGGCTGGTGGTCCACACCGGCGGCCTGGAGGCGGGCATCGCGATGCACATCCTGAACAACTTCCTGGCCTTCGGGCTGGCGCTGATGCTCGGCGACATCAGCGAGAGCCTCAACGTGAGCTCGATCTCGTGGTGGAACATCCCGGTGACCGTCACCCAGGCCGGTGTCTACGCGCTGCTGGTGGTCTGGCTGGCCCGGAAGATGGGTCTGCGCAGGCAGACCCAGCCACCCGTGCCGAGCCCGGAGAGCGAGCCGCTGCCGATGCCCGTGTGA
- a CDS encoding helix-turn-helix transcriptional regulator, producing the protein MVRLRTADLIARDAELSELGAAVDAARAGLRGAVLVCGPPGVGKSRLVEEAVRRGRREGDLVLVGHCVDLYGEEIPYAAVAEALRHLVRERGPGGARQMLGPAARPLAALVPDLDTGDYRRAASEADVDRSGGVHVLDAFVAGLDRAGRGTGRVIWLWLEDLQWADRATRNLVSYLLRVEGPPNLVMMATVRTEDTASPGADDVIAELLRVPLVDQIVLQPFTRSQVAEHLRALTGLRSGAGVVHTVALLSGGLPFYTELLAREGLPDGRVPSPVRSMVRGEIESLDDDARATVEAASVESGRLPHDVLVAVAGGEHRALAGIATAVAESVLVPEPDGSGYRFRHALLRESVEAGLLPGDRRRWHERWAKQLEMSAESTGDPFARIAAAHHWAGAGDNSRALDAVLTGAALAHQVLADAEAVGLLARALELWPSVPDATQRAGIEQDALLRSSLFWARMAGRSDLAETLGAVRLTGGQNQVRDLSIAYTRREFDGVDWQPTGAEVQLLRSCPLSNPWLSRAAGDASFALQETDPQSASVLADRAVQAAELAVQVYRESGRHRTALTWITPEEELLYAEHCRADVMLCVAGRAEEAARFYANLRPRCEAVSPQVGLECDACMAEALAATGKHQDAYATANAALAALPQPRKSLQLYATFTHTAADSEIALGDWDHALSRLDEACQDVDDDSLTYSLCALAGLLHCWRGNLRTAERCATTVRSHLDTVDSTSWRAVWETIWLEAELAVARSHAARARTILGTLWSKPHPESASHAMWRPLMSAVKVNVDEIAGRPARSTKEARDDLATCQVVAARLHRIGDVGVAWDLHLTAELSRLDRPSDPAPWAAAAEAWIAAGWLRERCLALLGLATAQARSGCNKEARDALQSARDIAHQLGAAPLEVATVQIARNTGLGPAAGSGRAPGATGLTAREMEVLALITRGYSNNRIATELFISPKTASVHVSNILGKLHASSRTEAAAIAQRTNVLDR; encoded by the coding sequence ATGGTGCGGCTGCGGACCGCAGACCTGATCGCACGCGACGCCGAGCTCAGCGAGTTGGGCGCGGCCGTGGACGCCGCCCGCGCCGGCCTGCGTGGCGCAGTGCTGGTCTGTGGGCCGCCCGGCGTCGGTAAGTCCCGGCTGGTCGAAGAGGCGGTCCGGCGCGGCCGGCGCGAGGGGGATCTCGTTCTCGTCGGACACTGCGTGGACCTGTACGGAGAGGAGATCCCGTACGCAGCCGTGGCCGAGGCGCTGCGGCACCTGGTCCGCGAACGCGGCCCAGGTGGCGCACGGCAGATGCTTGGTCCCGCAGCCCGACCGCTGGCAGCGCTGGTTCCGGACCTCGACACCGGAGACTACCGCCGCGCCGCGTCTGAGGCCGATGTCGACCGGTCTGGCGGTGTACACGTGCTCGATGCGTTCGTCGCTGGTCTGGACCGTGCAGGACGGGGAACCGGCCGGGTGATCTGGCTGTGGTTGGAGGACCTGCAGTGGGCAGATCGAGCGACGCGGAACCTGGTCTCCTACCTGCTTCGGGTGGAGGGGCCGCCCAATCTGGTGATGATGGCAACCGTCCGCACGGAGGACACGGCGTCGCCTGGTGCCGACGACGTGATTGCGGAGCTGCTGCGGGTCCCGCTCGTTGACCAGATCGTCCTGCAGCCTTTCACGCGCAGCCAGGTGGCCGAGCACTTACGGGCTCTGACGGGGTTGCGGAGCGGCGCGGGAGTCGTACACACGGTGGCTCTCCTCAGTGGCGGGCTTCCGTTCTACACCGAGCTGCTGGCCCGAGAAGGGCTGCCCGACGGGCGGGTGCCGAGCCCGGTCCGGTCGATGGTCCGCGGGGAAATCGAGAGCCTCGACGATGATGCCCGGGCCACGGTGGAAGCTGCGTCCGTGGAGAGTGGCCGGCTTCCGCACGACGTGCTGGTCGCCGTTGCCGGAGGCGAGCACCGAGCGCTGGCGGGGATCGCGACCGCGGTAGCGGAGTCAGTTCTGGTGCCGGAGCCGGACGGCAGCGGCTACCGCTTCAGGCACGCGCTACTGCGCGAGTCGGTCGAGGCTGGGCTCCTGCCCGGGGACCGGCGGCGTTGGCACGAGCGCTGGGCCAAGCAACTCGAGATGTCGGCGGAGTCGACCGGTGACCCGTTCGCCCGCATCGCGGCGGCTCACCACTGGGCTGGAGCCGGCGACAACAGCCGTGCCCTCGATGCGGTTCTTACCGGTGCGGCATTGGCGCATCAGGTGCTGGCCGACGCCGAGGCGGTCGGTCTGCTAGCCAGGGCTCTCGAGCTGTGGCCGTCGGTTCCGGATGCCACGCAACGCGCCGGGATCGAGCAGGATGCGCTGCTCCGCTCCAGCTTGTTCTGGGCCCGCATGGCCGGGCGTTCCGACCTCGCCGAGACCCTCGGGGCGGTTCGGCTCACGGGCGGGCAGAACCAGGTCCGCGACCTCTCCATCGCCTACACGCGCAGAGAGTTCGACGGCGTCGACTGGCAACCCACCGGGGCGGAGGTCCAACTGCTGCGCTCCTGCCCTCTGTCCAACCCCTGGCTGTCCCGCGCGGCGGGCGATGCCAGCTTCGCCCTGCAAGAGACGGACCCCCAGTCCGCGTCGGTCCTCGCCGACCGTGCGGTTCAGGCAGCCGAGCTCGCCGTCCAGGTGTACCGGGAGTCCGGGCGCCACCGAACCGCCCTGACATGGATCACCCCCGAGGAGGAGCTTCTGTACGCCGAGCACTGCCGGGCCGACGTGATGTTGTGCGTGGCCGGCCGCGCCGAGGAGGCGGCTCGCTTCTACGCGAACCTGCGACCGCGGTGTGAGGCCGTGTCCCCTCAGGTCGGTCTCGAGTGCGACGCGTGCATGGCCGAGGCGCTCGCAGCGACCGGCAAGCACCAAGACGCATACGCGACGGCCAATGCCGCCCTTGCAGCCTTGCCGCAGCCACGAAAGTCCCTTCAGCTCTACGCCACCTTCACCCATACCGCGGCTGACTCGGAGATCGCGCTCGGCGACTGGGACCACGCACTGTCCCGACTCGACGAGGCATGCCAAGACGTGGACGACGACAGCCTGACCTACTCGCTCTGTGCACTGGCCGGTCTGCTGCACTGCTGGCGCGGCAACCTGCGCACCGCCGAGCGGTGTGCCACGACCGTGAGGTCCCACCTCGACACGGTGGACTCGACATCGTGGCGCGCCGTCTGGGAGACCATCTGGCTAGAGGCCGAGCTGGCAGTCGCCCGCTCCCACGCCGCTCGCGCCCGGACGATCCTGGGCACCCTATGGTCGAAACCACATCCAGAATCGGCCTCACACGCGATGTGGCGGCCGCTTATGTCCGCGGTCAAGGTCAACGTGGACGAGATCGCCGGTCGTCCCGCCCGCTCGACCAAGGAGGCACGCGACGACCTCGCGACATGCCAGGTGGTCGCCGCGAGGCTCCACCGCATCGGAGACGTCGGCGTCGCCTGGGACCTCCACCTCACCGCCGAGCTCTCCCGCCTCGACCGCCCCAGCGACCCGGCACCCTGGGCGGCCGCCGCAGAGGCGTGGATCGCGGCCGGCTGGCTACGGGAACGATGCCTTGCGCTGCTGGGCCTCGCCACCGCCCAGGCCCGGAGCGGCTGCAACAAGGAGGCGCGCGATGCCCTGCAGTCGGCGCGCGACATCGCCCACCAACTCGGAGCCGCTCCGCTCGAGGTCGCTACCGTGCAGATCGCCCGGAACACCGGCCTCGGACCCGCCGCAGGTTCGGGACGGGCGCCTGGTGCCACCGGACTGACCGCGCGCGAGATGGAGGTTCTTGCGCTCATCACCCGCGGTTACAGCAACAACCGGATCGCGACCGAGCTCTTCATCTCGCCCAAGACCGCTTCGGTACACGTGTCGAACATCCTCGGCAAGCTGCACGCCAGCTCTCGCACTGAGGCCGCCGCCATCGCGCAGCGCACCAACGTGCTCGACAGGTGA